From the Xenorhabdus ishibashii genome, one window contains:
- a CDS encoding DUF1090 family protein: MMSKTLILSVLIVFSMSAAYANQGKMGCEIKKKTLEKQLRYAQADKDEHLIKGLARALENIKTTCALEEFLQEQNNKSETAKDNAKNNTTGNSTDKNSSPSLKLKQPSNKNQSRKSSKSNKVDIRKNKENSAGHIQNTACI; this comes from the coding sequence ATGATGTCGAAAACATTGATCTTATCTGTATTGATCGTTTTCAGTATGAGTGCTGCCTATGCAAACCAAGGTAAAATGGGATGTGAAATTAAGAAAAAAACGTTGGAAAAACAGCTCCGGTATGCTCAAGCAGATAAAGATGAGCATTTGATAAAAGGATTAGCTCGCGCTTTGGAAAACATAAAAACCACATGTGCTCTGGAAGAATTTTTGCAAGAACAAAACAATAAGTCAGAAACAGCGAAAGACAATGCAAAAAATAATACAACAGGGAATTCAACTGACAAGAACAGTTCACCATCATTGAAACTGAAACAGCCAAGTAACAAAAATCAATCTCGCAAATCTTCTAAAAGCAACAAAGTAGACATAAGAAAAAATAAAGAAAATAGTGCAGGC
- a CDS encoding ISAs1 family transposase, with protein MSIFNFISKIDDPRSDINKKHELMDVIFLAFAAVLCGASGWKAIQEFGEIQIEWLKKYTRFTHGIPRRHCIANIIKMIEQDALVEAFYDWINQRRVKAGRSLIAIDGKTMRGTCKGTLFEALHVVSAYDVESGVALYHRVAESKGKEGPVARQLIELLALDGAVVTMDALHCQKETLELITQRGGDFIVGVKGNQKSLAEFVKSHFAAHYESHELVEFTEKSSGHGREEFRHVMQISATLSEEFQAKWPSIQSVIEVVSERSVKGHPPHRDSRWYVSSLPLDAELAATAIRKHWSVENELHWVLDVTFREDAISLKDPDGAAQMALFNRIALNVIKQNTSIKDSQAAKRRRAMWSAEFRSQLIFD; from the coding sequence ATGAGTATTTTTAACTTTATCAGTAAGATCGATGACCCGCGTTCTGATATCAATAAAAAGCATGAGTTAATGGATGTGATTTTTTTGGCTTTTGCAGCCGTGTTATGCGGGGCTTCTGGCTGGAAAGCGATTCAAGAGTTTGGTGAGATACAAATTGAGTGGCTTAAAAAATATACGCGCTTTACTCATGGCATTCCTCGTCGTCACTGTATTGCTAATATTATCAAAATGATAGAGCAGGATGCACTGGTTGAAGCCTTTTATGACTGGATCAACCAGCGCCGGGTCAAGGCAGGGAGAAGCCTTATCGCTATTGACGGAAAAACGATGAGAGGCACTTGCAAAGGCACCCTGTTTGAAGCCCTCCATGTGGTCAGTGCTTATGATGTCGAGTCCGGTGTTGCCCTATATCATCGGGTCGCAGAAAGTAAAGGGAAAGAAGGCCCAGTCGCAAGGCAACTCATTGAATTATTGGCGCTTGATGGGGCTGTAGTCACGATGGATGCCCTGCATTGTCAGAAAGAAACCCTTGAGTTAATTACCCAACGAGGCGGCGATTTTATTGTGGGTGTCAAAGGTAATCAAAAAAGTCTGGCTGAGTTTGTTAAATCCCATTTTGCTGCACATTATGAAAGTCATGAACTTGTTGAATTTACAGAAAAAAGCAGTGGTCATGGACGAGAGGAGTTCCGTCATGTTATGCAAATTAGTGCGACGTTGTCAGAAGAATTTCAGGCAAAATGGCCTTCAATACAATCGGTTATCGAAGTGGTCAGTGAACGAAGTGTGAAAGGCCACCCCCCTCACCGTGATTCACGCTGGTATGTCAGTTCACTCCCTTTAGATGCGGAGCTAGCGGCCACGGCAATAAGAAAGCATTGGTCGGTGGAAAATGAGCTGCACTGGGTTTTGGACGTCACTTTTCGGGAAGATGCAATCTCGCTGAAAGATCCTGATGGGGCGGCACAAATGGCCCTTTTTAATCGAATTGCATTAAATGTGATTAAACAAAATACCAGTATAAAGGACAGTCAGGCCGCTAAACGCCGAAGAGCAATGTGGTCAGCGGAATTCCGTAGTCAGCTTATATTTGATTAA
- a CDS encoding cyclic peptide export ABC transporter: MNLIRYLCAHSWKLLCFSMVSALVAGGAAASLVSLVSKAIESPDHSVSYMFFILCLVYFFSKSTAEIALLHLTQSAILSLRISLSNKLLRTPFKKQQELGRHGLLAVLTKDIDVFLESCRVAPVLLGNIILIVACLSYLAWVSWVLFLILSVCFVILMYGFNTLEKKPSQMLDKVREQVDIIYLNFQSLINGNKELQLNANRGKLFVNQVIMHGAENLRKIFIKGHARWAWLVNSTDAMFYVIIGFMVFVVPIWYPSEPSVLVTVVLVMLFLVGPISEVMGDIPDLRMAEVSLKKMQQLDKDLQGSQSVYSDMPDPFSEVKENKVLIELQDVVHHYSSNTEDSQFILGPLNLKIHREEIIFIIGGNGSGKTTLAMLLVGLFQCDSGAILLNGVEMNATNNGYYRCFFSAVFSDFHLFQELLTVDSQITEQSNHYIQKLEIGHKVKIVDGKFSTINLSTGQRKRLALVSAYLEDRPVYIFDEWAADQDPVFKKVFYTELLPELKSRGKTVIVITHDDSYFGMADRVVKLEDGNIKDI, encoded by the coding sequence ATGAATTTAATTAGGTATCTTTGTGCTCACTCCTGGAAATTATTGTGTTTTTCTATGGTAAGTGCATTAGTAGCTGGAGGTGCTGCAGCCTCACTAGTCAGTCTGGTTAGCAAAGCAATTGAATCTCCTGATCACTCTGTTTCATATATGTTTTTTATATTATGTTTAGTCTATTTTTTTAGTAAATCTACTGCGGAAATTGCGTTGCTACATTTGACTCAATCGGCAATATTATCACTGCGTATTAGTCTCAGTAATAAACTATTGCGAACACCATTTAAAAAACAGCAAGAACTTGGGCGTCATGGTTTGTTAGCTGTTTTAACAAAAGATATTGATGTATTTTTGGAGTCATGTAGGGTTGCACCAGTATTACTTGGTAATATCATTCTTATTGTGGCATGCCTTAGTTATTTGGCTTGGGTCTCTTGGGTGCTATTTTTAATCCTAAGTGTGTGTTTCGTCATACTGATGTATGGATTTAACACTTTAGAGAAAAAACCTTCTCAAATGCTGGATAAGGTTAGAGAACAGGTTGATATAATCTATCTTAATTTTCAAAGTCTTATCAATGGAAATAAAGAACTTCAGCTAAATGCTAATCGTGGTAAATTATTTGTTAATCAAGTTATTATGCATGGTGCTGAAAATCTAAGAAAAATATTTATAAAGGGTCATGCCAGATGGGCATGGTTAGTAAATTCAACAGATGCTATGTTTTACGTGATAATTGGTTTTATGGTTTTTGTAGTGCCTATTTGGTATCCGTCTGAACCAAGCGTTCTTGTCACGGTGGTCTTGGTTATGCTTTTTTTAGTTGGCCCTATTAGTGAAGTTATGGGAGATATACCTGACTTACGCATGGCAGAAGTATCACTGAAAAAAATGCAACAATTAGATAAGGATTTGCAGGGATCTCAATCTGTATATTCTGATATGCCTGACCCTTTCTCAGAAGTAAAAGAGAATAAAGTATTAATTGAATTACAGGATGTTGTTCATCATTATTCAAGCAATACAGAAGATAGCCAATTTATACTTGGGCCACTAAATCTGAAAATACATCGTGAAGAGATTATTTTTATAATAGGCGGTAATGGCAGTGGTAAAACTACATTGGCGATGTTACTGGTGGGATTATTTCAATGTGATTCAGGTGCTATTTTATTAAATGGCGTGGAAATGAATGCGACTAATAATGGTTATTATCGGTGTTTCTTTTCTGCGGTTTTTTCTGATTTTCACTTATTCCAAGAACTGCTCACTGTAGATTCTCAAATTACTGAGCAATCTAATCACTATATTCAGAAATTAGAAATTGGCCATAAAGTAAAAATCGTCGATGGAAAATTTTCTACCATCAATTTATCTACGGGTCAGCGTAAAAGATTGGCTTTAGTTTCGGCTTATTTGGAAGATCGCCCCGTTTATATTTTTGATGAGTGGGCAGCAGATCAAGATCCTGTATTTAAAAAGGTTTTTTATACTGAATTATTACCTGAATTAAAATCTCGTGGAAAAACTGTTATTGTTATTACTCATGATGACTCTTATTTTGGAATGGCAGATAGAGTTGTGAAATTAGAAGATGGTAATATAAAAGATATCTAA
- a CDS encoding helix-turn-helix domain-containing protein, giving the protein MKKNTRQLSPKIQQYNRQFVIRMYQEGVSRQTIAAALGINYNTICIWVRALKKGAMRIWCKVNVVAASWKNAYCPPFRKKNFNNFCVINRPPNATSFCTLGTSGYSSHICIWQMWRINVAERTLTDYLKRWGFTPQKPFIRAPLHHIKLNLLP; this is encoded by the coding sequence ATGAAGAAAAATACTCGACAACTTTCACCTAAGATACAGCAATATAACCGACAATTCGTGATACGAATGTATCAGGAAGGCGTTTCACGGCAGACGATTGCCGCCGCTTTAGGCATTAACTACAACACGATTTGTATTTGGGTCAGGGCCTTGAAAAAGGGAGCAATGAGGATCTGGTGCAAGGTCAACGTGGTCGCCGCATCATGGAAAAACGCCTATTGCCCCCCATTCAGGAAGAAAAATTTCAACAACTTCTGTGTGATAAATCGCCCCCCAAATGCAACTTCCTTTTGCACACTGGGGACGTCGGGCTATTCAAGCCACATCTGCATCTGGCAGATGTGGCGGATTAATGTGGCCGAAAGAACCCTGACCGACTACCTGAAACGCTGGGGATTTACACCGCAAAAACCGTTTATTCGCGCCCCGTTGCATCATATAAAATTGAACCTTTTGCCTTAG
- a CDS encoding 23S rRNA (adenine(2030)-N(6))-methyltransferase RlmJ, protein MLSYRHSFHAGNHADVLKHTVQSLIIESLKVKEKPFLYLDTHSGAGRYHLSREHAERTGEYLEGIARIWQRDDIPEELAAYMDVVKALNPQGSLRYYPGSPLIARHLLREHDELNLSELHPSDFPLLRTEFSRDRRARVLREDGFQQLKSKLPPKSRRGFVLIDPSYELKSDYLNVVQGIQEGHKRFATGTYALWYPVVLRQQIKRLMKGLEAAGIRKILQIELGVRPDSDQRGMTASGMIVINPPWKLEQQMKAVLPWLHQVLVPEETGHTLVEWIVPE, encoded by the coding sequence ATGTTAAGTTATCGCCACAGTTTCCATGCCGGCAACCACGCTGATGTGTTAAAGCATACAGTGCAAAGTCTGATCATTGAGTCGCTTAAAGTAAAAGAAAAACCTTTCCTATATTTGGATACCCACTCTGGCGCAGGGCGCTATCATTTGAGTAGAGAACATGCCGAGCGCACGGGAGAATATCTGGAAGGTATTGCCCGTATTTGGCAGCGTGATGATATCCCCGAAGAATTGGCTGCGTATATGGATGTTGTGAAGGCGCTGAATCCACAGGGTTCTTTGCGTTATTACCCTGGTTCTCCGCTGATTGCCCGTCACTTATTGCGTGAGCATGATGAACTTAATCTGAGTGAATTGCATCCTAGCGATTTTCCGCTGTTACGTACGGAATTCTCCCGCGACAGACGCGCCCGTGTTCTGCGGGAAGATGGTTTTCAGCAGTTGAAATCAAAACTGCCGCCAAAAAGCCGTCGTGGATTTGTACTGATCGACCCGTCTTATGAATTGAAATCGGATTATCTGAATGTCGTTCAGGGTATTCAGGAAGGGCATAAGCGCTTTGCTACAGGTACTTATGCATTGTGGTATCCTGTTGTTCTGCGTCAGCAGATTAAACGCTTGATGAAGGGGCTGGAAGCCGCTGGTATTCGTAAGATTTTACAAATTGAACTTGGTGTGCGCCCTGATAGTGATCAACGTGGTATGACGGCATCAGGCATGATCGTCATTAATCCACCGTGGAAATTAGAACAGCAGATGAAGGCCGTATTACCTTGGCTACATCAGGTACTGGTTCCTGAAGAAACAGGACATACCTTAGTGGAATGGATTGTTCCCGAATAA
- the gorA gene encoding glutathione-disulfide reductase gives MSKHYDYIAIGGGSGGIASINRAAMYGQKCALIEAKALGGTCVNVGCVPKKVMWHAAQVAESIHQYGPDYGFDTTVNHFDWKKLIASRTAYIDRIHQSYERVLNNNKVDVIQGFARFIDAHTIEVNGEKITADHILIATGGRPVRPDIPGAEYGIDSDGFFELNEMPRRVAVVGAGYIAVEIAGVLNALGSETHLFVRKHAPLRSFDPMIVETLLEVIKTEGPTLHTEAILQSVIKHSDGSLTVKLQDGREQIVDTLIWAIGREPMTDNLNLAATGVELNKKGYIQVDKYQNTNVNGIYAVGDNTGAVELTPVAIAAGRRLSERLFNNKPDEHLDYTNIPTVVFSHPPIGTVGLTEPQAKAQYGEDQVKVYTSSFTAMYTAVTQHRQPCRMKLVCMGANEKIVGIHGIGFGMDEILQGFAVALKMGATKKDFDNTVAIHPTAAEEFVTMR, from the coding sequence ATGAGTAAACATTACGATTATATTGCAATTGGTGGTGGCAGTGGCGGTATTGCTTCTATTAACCGTGCAGCCATGTATGGGCAAAAATGTGCCCTGATTGAAGCAAAAGCATTAGGTGGAACATGTGTTAATGTGGGCTGTGTACCAAAGAAAGTGATGTGGCATGCTGCTCAAGTTGCGGAATCTATTCATCAATATGGCCCCGATTATGGTTTTGATACCACCGTTAATCATTTTGACTGGAAAAAACTCATTGCCAGCCGTACTGCTTATATTGATCGTATCCATCAGTCATATGAACGTGTATTGAATAACAATAAAGTTGATGTTATTCAAGGATTCGCCCGTTTTATTGATGCACATACTATCGAGGTTAATGGCGAAAAAATCACGGCCGACCATATCCTTATAGCAACAGGTGGTCGTCCTGTGCGTCCAGATATTCCTGGTGCTGAATATGGCATTGATTCAGATGGTTTCTTCGAGCTTAATGAAATGCCGAGGCGAGTTGCTGTGGTAGGGGCTGGCTATATTGCTGTTGAAATCGCGGGTGTTTTGAATGCATTAGGTAGTGAAACGCATCTGTTTGTTCGTAAACATGCACCTTTGCGCTCTTTCGATCCTATGATTGTGGAAACATTGTTGGAAGTTATCAAAACTGAAGGGCCAACATTGCATACAGAAGCAATATTACAGTCTGTAATTAAACATAGTGATGGTAGCCTGACTGTTAAATTGCAGGATGGTCGGGAGCAGATTGTTGATACGCTAATCTGGGCAATTGGTCGTGAACCGATGACGGATAATCTGAATCTGGCCGCAACAGGTGTTGAACTGAATAAAAAAGGCTATATCCAAGTCGATAAGTATCAGAACACCAATGTTAATGGTATTTATGCGGTTGGTGATAACACAGGAGCGGTGGAGTTGACGCCAGTTGCGATTGCGGCAGGGCGTCGTTTGTCAGAGCGTCTGTTTAATAACAAACCTGATGAGCATCTGGATTACACTAATATACCAACCGTGGTATTTAGTCATCCGCCAATTGGTACCGTAGGTTTGACGGAACCACAGGCAAAGGCTCAGTATGGCGAAGATCAGGTTAAGGTTTATACATCGTCATTCACCGCAATGTACACCGCAGTGACGCAGCACCGTCAGCCATGTCGTATGAAGCTGGTCTGTATGGGAGCCAATGAAAAGATAGTCGGCATCCACGGCATCGGTTTTGGCATGGATGAAATACTGCAAGGTTTTGCAGTTGCGCTGAAAATGGGGGCAACGAAAAAGGATTTTGATAATACGGTTGCTATCCATCCCACGGCAGCGGAAGAGTTTGTGACTATGAGATAG
- a CDS encoding AAA family ATPase has protein sequence MFTTLELTNFSAFKQIKFEFVSGINIFIGENGTGKTHLMKLLYCVQQKGHNADELKQKLANVFRPSGGNVSRLVARQKGSTSTLVNITSRRGLFKETFTLKFDNTRHHLFEVEGQLNLSKAPVFIPVKEVLSFAPGFISLYDKYELAFEEIYYDIVKQAYLPARKGMPLKDEQPLLELIRKTVGGRVSLHGEEFQLTSGNSKLEISLIAEGHRKLALIWQLIHNGSLFRDNTLFWDEPEANLNPSLMQNVAKILVMLAERGVQIFVATHNYAFLKELEFAKQQNSPIRYFALERTKQDGVIKHMFEQYKDVTPNKIADEYLRLYDLEIQHSLGDAR, from the coding sequence ATGTTTACCACCTTAGAATTAACAAATTTTAGTGCTTTTAAGCAGATTAAATTTGAATTTGTTTCTGGAATAAACATCTTTATCGGTGAAAACGGAACCGGTAAAACCCATTTAATGAAACTGTTATATTGTGTGCAACAAAAAGGGCACAATGCCGATGAGTTAAAACAGAAACTCGCGAATGTCTTTCGTCCAAGTGGTGGTAACGTTTCCAGACTAGTGGCTCGCCAAAAAGGGTCAACCAGTACATTGGTCAATATCACTTCACGTCGTGGTCTGTTTAAAGAAACATTTACCCTTAAATTCGACAATACACGTCATCATCTCTTCGAAGTAGAAGGTCAACTTAATTTATCTAAAGCACCTGTTTTTATTCCCGTAAAAGAAGTATTGTCCTTTGCTCCTGGATTTATTTCGTTATACGACAAATATGAACTGGCATTCGAAGAAATTTATTACGACATCGTAAAACAAGCTTACCTACCTGCTCGCAAAGGAATGCCACTTAAAGATGAGCAACCCTTGCTGGAATTAATTCGTAAAACAGTCGGAGGCCGTGTCAGTCTTCATGGAGAAGAATTCCAGTTAACTTCCGGGAATTCTAAATTAGAAATTTCTTTGATCGCTGAAGGCCATCGCAAATTAGCACTAATTTGGCAACTCATTCATAATGGCTCTCTATTCAGAGATAACACTCTGTTTTGGGATGAACCAGAAGCTAATCTTAATCCTTCTTTAATGCAGAATGTCGCGAAAATACTCGTAATGCTCGCCGAACGAGGTGTACAAATCTTCGTTGCAACACATAACTATGCTTTTTTGAAAGAACTGGAGTTTGCTAAGCAGCAAAACAGCCCTATACGTTATTTTGCTCTAGAAAGAACCAAACAAGATGGTGTAATAAAACATATGTTTGAACAATATAAAGATGTGACACCCAATAAGATTGCTGATGAATATTTACGTCTATATGACCTTGAAATTCAACATTCATTAGGGGATGCAAGATGA
- the lsrK gene encoding autoinducer-2 kinase, whose product MNQRTHAHPSRKYLMALDAGTGSIRAVIFDLEGNQVSVGQAEWIHHPVPNITGSMEFDLKNNWQLACQCIRQALHKAELPANAIQSIAACSMREGIVLYNRDGDPIWACANVDARSSHEVRELKELYNNTFEYDVYRYSGQTLALGAMPRLLWLAHHRPNIYRQASTLTMISDWLAYMLSGELAVDPSNAGTTGMLDLASRDWRPSLLEMAGLRSDLLSPVKETGTLLGYITEKSAAECGLNSGIPVIMGGGDVQLGCLGIGVVKPAQTAVLGGTFWQQVVNLPEPITDPNMNIRINPHVIPGMAQAESISFFTGLTMRWFRDAFCAEEKLLAERLGVDAYNLLEDMAARVPAGAYGIMPIFSDVMRFKSWYHAAPSFLNLSIDPEKCNKATLFRALEENAAIVSACNLDMVSAFSGVQPDSLVFAGGGSKGKLWSQILSDVTGLPVRVPVVKEATALGCAIAAGVGAGLYDSLPATGERLVRWEREYQPNLSHREVYQKAKEDWQAVYADQLHLVDNGLTTSLWKAPGL is encoded by the coding sequence ATGAATCAACGCACTCATGCTCATCCATCAAGGAAGTATTTGATGGCGCTTGATGCCGGAACTGGCAGTATCCGTGCAGTTATATTTGATCTCGAAGGGAATCAGGTTTCCGTTGGACAAGCTGAATGGATACACCATCCTGTACCGAATATTACGGGTTCGATGGAATTCGATCTGAAAAATAACTGGCAACTGGCCTGCCAATGTATTCGACAGGCACTGCACAAGGCGGAATTGCCCGCCAATGCAATTCAAAGCATTGCCGCCTGTTCAATGCGGGAAGGTATTGTCCTTTATAATCGCGATGGCGATCCTATCTGGGCATGCGCCAATGTAGATGCCCGTTCCAGTCATGAAGTTAGAGAACTGAAAGAGCTTTACAATAATACCTTTGAATATGACGTCTACCGCTATTCCGGCCAAACATTGGCATTGGGGGCAATGCCGCGCCTGCTTTGGCTGGCACATCACCGTCCTAATATCTATCGACAAGCCAGTACCTTAACCATGATCAGCGATTGGCTGGCTTATATGCTCAGTGGCGAACTGGCCGTTGATCCCTCTAATGCGGGAACAACCGGCATGCTCGATTTAGCCAGCCGCGACTGGCGCCCAAGTTTGTTAGAAATGGCAGGACTACGCTCTGACCTCCTTTCTCCCGTCAAAGAAACGGGAACCTTGCTCGGCTATATCACGGAAAAGTCAGCGGCAGAATGCGGCCTGAACAGCGGCATCCCTGTGATTATGGGCGGTGGAGACGTTCAACTCGGCTGTCTTGGTATTGGTGTCGTTAAACCCGCCCAAACCGCAGTACTTGGCGGAACATTCTGGCAGCAAGTCGTCAACCTGCCTGAACCAATCACCGATCCAAACATGAACATCCGCATCAACCCGCACGTTATTCCCGGCATGGCACAAGCAGAATCCATTAGTTTCTTTACTGGTCTCACTATGCGCTGGTTTCGCGATGCTTTTTGCGCAGAAGAAAAATTACTGGCGGAACGACTGGGCGTTGATGCCTATAATCTGCTGGAAGATATGGCGGCAAGGGTTCCTGCCGGTGCCTATGGTATCATGCCGATTTTCTCCGATGTCATGCGCTTTAAATCGTGGTATCACGCTGCGCCATCTTTCCTCAATCTCTCGATTGATCCGGAAAAATGCAACAAAGCAACGCTATTTCGGGCACTGGAAGAAAACGCAGCTATCGTCTCGGCCTGTAACCTCGATATGGTTTCGGCTTTCTCTGGCGTCCAACCAGATTCACTGGTCTTTGCAGGTGGTGGCTCAAAAGGCAAACTCTGGAGCCAAATTCTATCGGATGTTACCGGCCTGCCTGTTCGCGTGCCAGTAGTTAAAGAAGCAACGGCATTAGGTTGTGCCATTGCGGCAGGCGTTGGTGCTGGCTTATATGATTCATTGCCCGCAACAGGAGAAAGATTGGTACGTTGGGAGCGGGAATACCAACCAAATTTGAGCCACCGTGAGGTTTACCAAAAAGCGAAGGAAGATTGGCAGGCAGTGTATGCAGACCAACTGCATCTGGTGGATAATGGGCTCACAACTTCATTATGGAAGGCGCCGGGGTTGTGA
- a CDS encoding sugar-binding domain-containing protein, translating to MFGRKGGVEKADAIVAALKGGYTNSLVTEEQTVKAMLT from the coding sequence ATGTTTGGCCGCAAAGGTGGTGTCGAAAAAGCAGACGCTATCGTTGCTGCACTGAAAGGGGGTTATACCAACTCATTGGTGACAGAAGAACAAACCGTGAAGGCAATGCTAACTTGA
- the lsrF gene encoding 3-hydroxy-5-phosphonooxypentane-2,4-dione thiolase, translated as MADLDDIKDGKDFGINTPQQNTLFGLKGCGALDWGMQSRLSRIFNPTTNKTVMLAFDHGYFQGPTTGLERIDINIAPLFEHTDVLMCTRGILRSQVPPATNKPVVLRASGANSILTELSNEAVAVAMEDALRLNVCAVAAQVYIGSEHEHQSIKNIIKLVDQGTRYGMPTMAVTGVGKDMVRDQRYFSLATRIAAEIGANIIKTYYVDSGFERVVAGCPVPIVIAGGKKLPELDALNMCYQAIDQGASGVDMGRNIFQSEAPVAMLKAVQAVVHHNEKPAQAYELFLSEKAKG; from the coding sequence ATGGCAGATTTAGATGATATCAAAGATGGTAAAGATTTTGGCATTAATACACCGCAACAGAACACGCTGTTTGGACTGAAAGGCTGTGGTGCGCTGGATTGGGGTATGCAGTCCCGTTTGTCACGTATTTTCAATCCCACTACCAATAAAACGGTAATGTTGGCATTTGACCACGGTTATTTTCAAGGTCCAACTACGGGTCTGGAACGTATTGATATCAACATCGCCCCGCTGTTTGAACACACCGATGTGTTGATGTGTACCCGTGGTATCCTGCGCAGTCAGGTTCCGCCTGCAACCAATAAACCAGTCGTTCTGCGTGCGTCTGGAGCCAACTCGATTCTGACTGAACTGTCCAATGAAGCTGTTGCGGTGGCGATGGAAGATGCACTTCGCCTCAATGTCTGTGCGGTTGCGGCACAGGTTTATATCGGTTCAGAGCACGAACACCAATCCATCAAGAACATTATTAAGCTGGTGGATCAGGGAACACGTTATGGCATGCCAACAATGGCAGTGACGGGTGTCGGTAAAGATATGGTGCGTGACCAACGTTATTTCTCGCTGGCGACTCGCATTGCCGCCGAAATAGGGGCGAACATTATCAAAACCTATTATGTCGATAGCGGCTTTGAACGAGTGGTGGCGGGCTGTCCAGTGCCGATTGTGATTGCAGGTGGTAAGAAATTGCCGGAACTGGATGCGTTGAATATGTGCTATCAGGCGATTGATCAAGGAGCATCTGGTGTGGATATGGGGCGCAATATTTTCCAGTCGGAAGCACCGGTTGCGATGCTGAAAGCTGTGCAAGCAGTGGTGCATCATAATGAGAAACCGGCTCAGGCTTATGAGCTTTTCCTGAGTGAGAAAGCCAAGGGGTAA
- the lsrG gene encoding (4S)-4-hydroxy-5-phosphonooxypentane-2,3-dione isomerase gives MHVTLVEINVRADKIDEFIEVFRDNHLGSVKEPGNLRFDVLRDENIPTRFYIYEAYTDEEAVAAHKKTPHYLRCVEKLEALMTEPRKKTTFVGLMPEGK, from the coding sequence ATGCATGTCACATTGGTGGAAATTAATGTTAGGGCTGACAAAATAGACGAATTTATCGAAGTATTTCGGGATAATCACCTCGGTTCTGTTAAAGAGCCAGGCAATTTACGGTTCGATGTATTGCGTGATGAAAATATCCCAACCCGATTTTATATCTATGAAGCCTATACTGATGAAGAGGCAGTTGCGGCGCATAAGAAAACCCCCCATTACTTGCGCTGTGTCGAAAAACTGGAAGCATTGATGACTGAACCCCGCAAAAAAACGACGTTTGTTGGTTTGATGCCGGAAGGGAAGTAA
- the mobB gene encoding molybdopterin-guanine dinucleotide biosynthesis protein MobB, whose amino-acid sequence MNHSTNSIVLPILGITAYSGTGKTTLLKQVIPLLRQQHIRVGLIKHTHHNMDVDKPGKDSYELRKAGATQTLVASQQRWALMTETPELPEPDLYYLASRFDANSLDLILVEGFKQEPIPKIALYRDGLNHTVDEILDPYVIAIASDIALVTSLPQLNINQPEQVAAFIAKWLNQPYFPFHDK is encoded by the coding sequence ATGAACCACAGCACTAACAGTATAGTACTGCCTATTCTGGGTATCACCGCTTATAGTGGAACCGGAAAAACAACACTATTAAAGCAAGTCATCCCACTGTTACGCCAGCAACATATCCGCGTCGGGCTAATCAAACATACTCATCACAATATGGATGTCGATAAGCCAGGCAAAGATAGCTATGAACTCCGCAAAGCGGGTGCTACACAAACGTTAGTCGCCAGCCAGCAACGCTGGGCTTTGATGACTGAAACCCCAGAGTTGCCGGAACCGGATCTTTACTACCTTGCCAGCCGATTTGATGCAAACTCGCTGGATCTGATTTTAGTTGAAGGATTCAAACAAGAACCAATCCCCAAAATAGCACTTTATCGAGATGGCCTGAATCATACCGTTGATGAGATCCTCGATCCCTATGTCATAGCAATTGCCAGCGATATTGCGCTGGTAACATCACTTCCACAACTTAATATCAATCAGCCAGAACAAGTAGCAGCATTTATTGCCAAATGGTTAAATCAGCCCTATTTTCCATTTCATGACAAGTGA